One genomic window of Xanthobacter dioxanivorans includes the following:
- the tnpB gene encoding IS66 family insertion sequence element accessory protein TnpB (TnpB, as the term is used for proteins encoded by IS66 family insertion elements, is considered an accessory protein, since TnpC, encoded by a neighboring gene, is a DDE family transposase.), producing MIGPTGAVRVMVATKPVDFRKGAEGLAALVRETMGADPFSGTVYVFRAKRPDRVKLVFWDGTGVVLVAKRLEDGEFRWPKIEDGALRLTAAQLEALFEGLDWRRVHEPQRTTIPVAAS from the coding sequence GTGATCGGGCCGACCGGCGCGGTCCGGGTCATGGTGGCCACAAAGCCCGTCGACTTCCGCAAGGGGGCCGAAGGCCTGGCCGCCCTGGTGCGCGAGACGATGGGTGCCGATCCATTCTCGGGCACGGTCTATGTGTTCCGCGCCAAGCGTCCTGATCGGGTGAAGCTGGTGTTCTGGGACGGCACCGGCGTGGTGCTGGTCGCCAAGCGCCTGGAGGATGGCGAGTTCCGCTGGCCGAAGATCGAGGACGGCGCGCTGCGGCTGACGGCGGCGCAGTTGGAAGCCTTGTTCGAGGGGCTGGACTGGCGCCGGGTGCATGAGCCACAACGGACAACGATACCGGTCGCGGCGAGCTGA
- the tnpC gene encoding IS66 family transposase — MADLPEDITALKAALAASERRADLAEIERDEALADAANAKAKASGIEALVAHLTLRIEKLKRELYGTRSERTARLLDQLEMQLEDAEAALSEDELAAEHAAVKTTTVASFERRRRGGRKPFPEHLPRERVVVPGPSACSCCGSDRLRKLGEDVTETLEAIPRRWKVIQTVREKFTCRDCERISQAPAPFHPTPRGFLGPNLLAMILFDKFGQHQPLNRQSERYAREGIELSLSTLADQVGACAHVLQPLHDLIAAHVLAAERLHGDDTTVPILAKGKTVTGRIWTYVRDDRPFDGQGPPAALYYASPDRTAEQPQEHLAGWTGILQADAYSGYGRLYAEDRSPRPLIQALCWSHAKRKFFELADIAKNARRGKNAASISPMALEAVKRIDALFAIEREANGLHAAERLAIRRERSLPLLADFENWMRTERARLSRHADVAKAMDYMLTKWDAFARFTTDGRICLSNNAAERALRGIALGRRSWTFAGSKRGADRCAFMLTMIATAKLNDVDPQAWLADVLARIADMPQSRLPELLPWNWAAAPHQDQAVAA; from the coding sequence ATGGCCGATCTGCCGGAAGACATCACCGCCCTGAAGGCCGCGCTGGCGGCATCGGAACGGCGTGCCGACTTGGCCGAGATCGAGCGGGACGAGGCTCTCGCGGATGCGGCCAATGCGAAGGCGAAGGCCTCCGGCATCGAAGCCCTCGTCGCCCATCTGACGCTGCGGATCGAGAAGCTGAAGCGCGAGCTCTACGGCACGCGCTCCGAGCGCACGGCCCGACTTCTCGATCAGTTGGAGATGCAGCTTGAGGACGCCGAGGCGGCTCTGAGCGAAGACGAACTCGCCGCAGAGCATGCCGCGGTGAAGACGACGACGGTGGCCTCCTTCGAGCGCCGTCGCCGCGGCGGCCGCAAGCCGTTCCCCGAGCATCTGCCGCGCGAGCGCGTCGTGGTACCCGGTCCCTCCGCATGCTCCTGCTGCGGCTCGGATCGCCTGCGCAAGCTTGGCGAGGACGTCACTGAGACGCTGGAGGCGATCCCCCGCCGGTGGAAGGTGATCCAGACGGTACGCGAGAAGTTCACCTGCCGGGACTGCGAACGGATCAGCCAGGCGCCGGCACCGTTCCACCCGACCCCGCGAGGGTTCCTCGGCCCCAACCTCCTGGCGATGATCCTGTTCGACAAGTTCGGACAACACCAGCCGCTGAACCGGCAGTCGGAGCGCTATGCCCGTGAGGGGATCGAGCTGTCGCTGTCGACGCTGGCCGACCAGGTAGGCGCCTGCGCTCATGTCCTTCAGCCGCTGCACGACCTCATTGCCGCCCACGTCCTCGCCGCCGAGCGCCTGCATGGCGACGATACGACGGTGCCGATCCTGGCCAAGGGGAAGACCGTGACGGGCCGGATCTGGACCTATGTGCGCGACGATCGTCCCTTCGACGGCCAGGGCCCGCCGGCGGCCCTATACTATGCCTCCCCGGACCGCACGGCCGAGCAACCCCAAGAGCATCTGGCGGGATGGACTGGCATTCTCCAGGCCGATGCCTACTCGGGCTATGGTCGCCTCTATGCTGAGGATCGAAGTCCCAGACCGCTCATCCAGGCGCTTTGCTGGAGCCATGCCAAACGGAAGTTCTTCGAGCTCGCCGACATCGCGAAGAATGCCCGGCGCGGAAAGAACGCGGCGTCGATCTCGCCGATGGCGCTGGAGGCGGTCAAGCGCATCGATGCACTGTTCGCAATCGAGCGCGAGGCGAACGGTCTGCATGCCGCCGAGCGTCTGGCGATCCGCCGCGAACGCTCCCTGCCGCTCCTCGCCGACTTCGAGAACTGGATGCGCACCGAACGGGCGCGCCTGTCGCGCCACGCCGACGTCGCCAAGGCGATGGACTACATGCTGACCAAGTGGGACGCCTTTGCCCGCTTCACGACCGACGGGCGCATCTGCCTGTCGAACAACGCTGCGGAGCGAGCCCTGCGCGGCATCGCCCTTGGCCGCCGCTCGTGGACCTTCGCCGGTTCGAAGCGCGGCGCCGATCGCTGTGCCTTCATGCTGACGATGATCGCCACCGCCAAGCTCAATGATGTCGATCCGCAGGCCTGGCTCGCCGACGTCCTCGCCCGCATTGCCGACATGCCCCAAAGCCGGCTGCCTGAACTCCTGCCATGGAATTGGGCCGCGGCACCCCATCAGGATCAAGCCGTAGCTGCCTGA
- a CDS encoding VanZ family protein, giving the protein MSKEMVRRDFSVWLTVAAALWIVIAGLSLVPGSERPHTGYSSDMEHLMAYFGTGAITALTFRSTPTIWLALPFFAASAIFEFVQILIPGRSPLFENWLASSLGALFGILIARAIVQPVIVRLGW; this is encoded by the coding sequence GTGTCGAAGGAGATGGTGCGCCGCGATTTTTCGGTCTGGCTGACAGTCGCCGCAGCGCTATGGATTGTGATAGCCGGGCTCTCACTGGTGCCCGGAAGCGAACGGCCCCATACCGGCTATTCTAGCGATATGGAGCACCTCATGGCCTATTTTGGCACCGGGGCCATCACAGCGCTCACGTTCCGCTCCACGCCCACTATCTGGCTAGCGCTCCCTTTTTTCGCGGCCTCGGCCATATTCGAGTTCGTGCAGATTCTCATTCCCGGACGCAGCCCTCTTTTCGAGAACTGGCTCGCCAGCAGCCTCGGGGCGTTGTTTGGCATTTTGATCGCCAGGGCGATCGTGCAGCCCGTTATTGTCAGGCTCGGGTGGTGA
- a CDS encoding IS110 family RNA-guided transposase has translation MPTGSPSRSGASRLRSNGDDDPSPRSPNARRHCAYGRPYAQSLTAPVSSKGGLDRRRTAFRTHQCFVRQRTQLINALRGHLAEFGLIVAQGPAHLKQIIELLDEAGPEVPDAVREIVRLYLDQIDVLTRKIEELHRRLRDATQENAEMRRLCTVPGVGPVTAGAVLAFAPDLRAFSSGRNFAAWLGLVPKQRSTGGKTRLGGVSKMGQTDIRKLLIIGAMSRIRWIIRKGVLPDSWLGQLVGRKPRMVAAVALANKMARIIWAIMTREENYRMA, from the coding sequence GTGCCGACTGGCTCTCCATCACGATCCGGAGCTTCTCGTCTTCGCTCCAACGGCGACGACGACCCGTCTCCACGATCTCCAAACGCTCGAAGGCACTGTGCTTATGGACGTCCATACGCGCAGTCTCTTACCGCGCCGGTCAGTTCGAAAGGCGGTTTAGACCGTAGGCGTACAGCCTTCCGGACCCACCAGTGTTTTGTCCGCCAGCGTACCCAGCTGATCAATGCCCTGCGTGGCCATCTGGCTGAGTTCGGGCTGATCGTCGCCCAGGGACCCGCTCACCTGAAGCAGATCATCGAACTGCTCGACGAAGCAGGGCCGGAGGTGCCGGACGCCGTCAGGGAGATCGTCCGGCTCTACCTCGATCAGATCGACGTTCTCACGCGCAAAATCGAAGAGCTGCATCGCCGGCTCAGGGATGCAACCCAGGAAAATGCCGAGATGCGCCGTCTCTGCACGGTCCCCGGTGTCGGTCCTGTGACAGCTGGCGCTGTCCTCGCCTTCGCCCCCGATCTGCGCGCCTTCTCGAGCGGCAGGAACTTTGCGGCTTGGCTGGGGCTCGTGCCGAAGCAACGATCGACCGGTGGCAAGACACGGCTCGGCGGGGTCAGCAAGATGGGACAGACCGACATCCGCAAGCTGCTGATCATTGGCGCCATGAGCCGGATTCGATGGATCATCCGCAAGGGCGTGTTACCGGACAGTTGGCTCGGACAGCTTGTAGGGCGCAAACCTCGCATGGTCGCCGCCGTCGCCTTGGCGAACAAGATGGCCAGGATCATCTGGGCGATCATGACAAGGGAGGAAAATTACAGGATGGCGTGA
- the tnpB gene encoding IS66 family insertion sequence element accessory protein TnpB (TnpB, as the term is used for proteins encoded by IS66 family insertion elements, is considered an accessory protein, since TnpC, encoded by a neighboring gene, is a DDE family transposase.), with product MQGLSLLVQEGLKRDPNGGDLFVFRGRSGSLVKILWHDGVGLSLYAKRLERGRFVWPSAKDGVVALTHTDLACLLDGIDWRNPQRTWRPEAVG from the coding sequence ATGCAGGGTCTGTCGCTCCTCGTCCAGGAGGGGTTGAAGCGCGATCCGAACGGTGGCGATCTCTTCGTCTTTCGGGGCCGCAGCGGATCGCTGGTGAAGATCCTCTGGCATGACGGGGTTGGGCTGTCGCTTTACGCCAAGAGGCTGGAGCGCGGACGCTTCGTCTGGCCCTCGGCCAAGGACGGCGTCGTGGCTCTGACCCACACGGATCTCGCCTGCCTGCTCGACGGGATCGACTGGAGGAACCCGCAGAGGACGTGGCGTCCGGAAGCGGTGGGATAG
- the tnpA gene encoding IS66-like element accessory protein TnpA, which yields MDVHKHSAFERLEIVETGRRRRWSEDEKLRIVMESQSAPRLVSATARRHGISRSQLGTWLRSFRTEQPATKPEPAFVPVLMAPGAMSDPFAAADDTAIVVDLPGGSRLRIAASTPPALAAAVLRALR from the coding sequence ATGGACGTCCATAAGCACAGTGCCTTCGAGCGTTTGGAGATCGTGGAGACGGGTCGTCGTCGCCGTTGGAGCGAAGACGAGAAGCTCCGGATCGTGATGGAGAGCCAGTCGGCACCGCGTCTGGTGTCGGCGACGGCGCGGCGTCACGGGATTTCGCGCTCCCAGTTGGGGACGTGGCTGCGCAGCTTTCGCACCGAGCAGCCTGCCACAAAGCCGGAGCCGGCCTTCGTTCCGGTTCTGATGGCCCCTGGGGCTATGTCCGACCCCTTTGCGGCCGCCGATGACACGGCGATCGTAGTGGACCTGCCGGGTGGCAGTCGGCTGCGGATTGCCGCCTCGACGCCGCCGGCGCTGGCGGCTGCGGTCCTGAGGGCGCTGCGATGA
- the tnpA gene encoding IS66-like element accessory protein TnpA: protein MTISELTLKSSVADPVRRYEVFTGAGRRRDWSAEDKARIVAESFEPDVTVSAVARRHGLTPQQLFTWRREARKAAETLPAFVPAVVAPEPAPASEPPSAPPRPKRRGRQCRAAAIEIEVADPRVTIENGASPATIAAVLGALKAGS from the coding sequence ATGACGATTTCTGAGCTTACGCTTAAATCCAGCGTCGCCGACCCGGTTCGGCGGTATGAGGTGTTCACGGGCGCGGGGCGCCGTCGGGATTGGTCGGCCGAAGATAAGGCGCGGATCGTGGCGGAGAGTTTCGAGCCGGATGTGACGGTGAGCGCCGTGGCGCGCCGCCACGGTCTGACGCCGCAGCAGCTGTTCACCTGGCGACGCGAAGCACGCAAGGCGGCGGAGACGCTGCCGGCGTTCGTGCCGGCTGTGGTCGCGCCTGAACCTGCTCCGGCATCCGAGCCCCCGTCTGCACCCCCGCGCCCAAAGAGGCGTGGCCGGCAATGTCGCGCCGCGGCCATCGAGATTGAGGTCGCCGACCCCCGCGTGACGATCGAGAACGGGGCCTCACCGGCGACCATCGCGGCGGTGCTCGGCGCGTTGAAGGCCGGGTCGTGA